The proteins below come from a single Pristiophorus japonicus isolate sPriJap1 chromosome 18, sPriJap1.hap1, whole genome shotgun sequence genomic window:
- the LOC139228571 gene encoding insulin gene enhancer protein ISL-1-like isoform X1: MGDLGNPSKREDSVSVCVGCSKHITDPYILKVYPDLEWHASCLKCVECNQYLDESCTCFLREGKPYCKMDYFRKFSVSCAQCQAGLLSSDLVLRARGLIYHQQCFRCVACNRRLLPGDEFRLRLDGPYCIEDGQLPEPSLTQEHPLSSISDTGSLYLSGQLMFACQSALRAPKHSDKITRVRTVLNEQQLLTLRTCYAANPRPDALMKQQLIEMTGLSSRVIRVWFQNKRCKDKKKSILLKHTDLCNRDKADIRGLVGTLMIAMSPLPQKVELQCSPVEVQRYRPPWEDLSDFILQTGFSGGRSHSICSSSEVSSLCSQLSDTPNSEDSQPLDL; the protein is encoded by the exons GGGAAGACTCAGTGTCGGTATGTGTTGGCTGCAGTAAACATATTACGGATCCGTATATTCTGAAAGTCTATCCTGATCTGGAGTGGCATGCATCCTGTCTCAAGTGTGTTGAGTGCAACCAGTATCTGGATGAGAGCTGCACCTGCTTCTTGAGAGAGGGAAAACCCTACTGCAAGATGGACTACTTCAG GAAGTTTTCTGTGAGCTGTGCTCAATGTCAGGCTGGATTGTTGTCCTCAGACCTGGTCCTCAGAGCTAGAGGGCTCATCTATCACCAACAATGTTTCCGCTGTGTAGCCTGCAATCGGCGGCTCCTGCCTGGGGATGAGTTCAGATTGCGATTAGATGGACCCTACTGTATTGAGGATGGCCAGCTTCCAGAGCCCAGCTTAACTCAAGAGCATCCTTTAAGCTCGATATCGGACACAGGCAGCTTGTATCTATCAGGTCAGTTGATGTTT GCCTGTCAGTCAGCACTGCGAGCTCCAAAACACTCTGATAAGATAACCCGTGTGCGGACTGTGCTGAACGAGCAGCAGTTGCTCACATTACGGACCTGTTATGCTGCAAACCCACGACCGGATGCACTTATGAAGCAGCAGCTGATAGAGATGACAGGACTCAGCTCAAGGGTCATCAGGGTCTGGTTTCAGAATAAACGGTGCAAGGACAAAAAGAAGAGTATACTGCTGAAACACACGGACCTGTGCAACAGGGACAAAGCA GATATCCGGGGGTTGGTTGGGACTTTGATGATAGCTATGAGTCCACTGCCGCAGAAAGTCGAATTGCAGTGCAGCCCTGTTGAGGTTCAGAGGTACCGGCCACCATGGGAAGACCTTAGTGACTTTATATTGCAG ACAGGCTTTTCTGGCGGAAGATCCCATTCCATCTGCAGTAGTAGTGAGGTCTCATCTCTTTGCTCGCAACTCTCTGACACACCAAACAGTGAAGACTCACAACCGTTAGATCTCTGA
- the LOC139228571 gene encoding insulin gene enhancer protein ISL-1-like isoform X2: protein MVSIGCGNVIAVQQEVHFKEKFKACQSALRAPKHSDKITRVRTVLNEQQLLTLRTCYAANPRPDALMKQQLIEMTGLSSRVIRVWFQNKRCKDKKKSILLKHTDLCNRDKADIRGLVGTLMIAMSPLPQKVELQCSPVEVQRYRPPWEDLSDFILQTGFSGGRSHSICSSSEVSSLCSQLSDTPNSEDSQPLDL from the exons ATGGTTAGTATAGGATGTGGAAATGTGATAGCAGTACAACAGGAGGTGCACTTCAAAG AGAAATTCAAGGCCTGTCAGTCAGCACTGCGAGCTCCAAAACACTCTGATAAGATAACCCGTGTGCGGACTGTGCTGAACGAGCAGCAGTTGCTCACATTACGGACCTGTTATGCTGCAAACCCACGACCGGATGCACTTATGAAGCAGCAGCTGATAGAGATGACAGGACTCAGCTCAAGGGTCATCAGGGTCTGGTTTCAGAATAAACGGTGCAAGGACAAAAAGAAGAGTATACTGCTGAAACACACGGACCTGTGCAACAGGGACAAAGCA GATATCCGGGGGTTGGTTGGGACTTTGATGATAGCTATGAGTCCACTGCCGCAGAAAGTCGAATTGCAGTGCAGCCCTGTTGAGGTTCAGAGGTACCGGCCACCATGGGAAGACCTTAGTGACTTTATATTGCAG ACAGGCTTTTCTGGCGGAAGATCCCATTCCATCTGCAGTAGTAGTGAGGTCTCATCTCTTTGCTCGCAACTCTCTGACACACCAAACAGTGAAGACTCACAACCGTTAGATCTCTGA